A stretch of Camelus bactrianus isolate YW-2024 breed Bactrian camel chromosome 26, ASM4877302v1, whole genome shotgun sequence DNA encodes these proteins:
- the CYP4V2 gene encoding cytochrome P450 4V2 isoform X2, with translation MVTSYAWKWQQLRALPTLEGAYPLLGHALMVKPDARDFFQQIIECTEEYRNLPLLTLWLGPVPLVAIYNAENVEVILTSSKHIDKSSMYKFLEPWLGLGLLTSTGNKWRSRRKMLTPTFHFAILEDFLDVMNEQANILVNKLEKHVNQEAFNCFFYITLCALDIICETAMGKNIGAQSNGDSEYVRAVYRMSDSIHQRMKTPWLWLDFLFCMFKEGREQKRSLKILHNFTNSVITERANEMKRDEEGKWDDKDFPTRKNKCRAFLDLLLNVTDDEGNKLSHEEIREEVDTLMFEGHDTTAAAVNWSLYLLGSYPEVQKKVDNELEEIFGKSDRPATLEDLKKLKYLECVIKESLRLFPPVPFFARNLNEDCDVGGYKIVKGSQVIIVPYALHRDPRYFPDPEEFVPERFLPENSKGRHSYAYVPFSAGPRNCIGQKFAIMEEKTILSCILRHFWVESNQKREELGLAGELILRPSNGIWVKLKRRNTDES, from the exons atttttttcagcaaataatTGAGTGCACTGAAGAATACCGAAACCTGCCACTCCTGACGCTCTGGCTTGGGCCTGTACCTCTGGTGGCCATTTATAATGCAGAGAATGTGGAG GTAATTTTAACTAGTTCAAAGCACATCGACAAATCCTCTATGTACAAATTCCTAGAACCGTGGCTTGGCCTAGGACTTCTTACAAG TACTGGAAACAAGTGGCGCTCTAGGAGAAAGATGTTAACACCTACTTTCCATTTTGCAATTCTGGAAGATTTCTTAGATGTCATGAATGAACAAGCAAATATTTTGGTTAATAAACTTGAAAAACATGTTAACCAAGAAGCATTTAACTGCTTTTTTTACATCACTCTTTGTGCCTTAGATATAATCTGTG AAACAGCCATGGGGAAGAATATTGGTGCTCAAAGTAACGGTGATTCCGAGTATGTTCGAGCAGTTTATAG GATGAGTGACTCGATACATCAGAGAATGAAGACACCCTGGCTCTGGCTTGACTTTTTGTTCTGTATGTTTAAAGAAGGGCGGGAGCAAAAAAGGAGCCTAAAGATCCTACATAATTTTACCAACAGT GTCATCACTGAACGGGCCAACGAAATGAAGAGAGATGAAGAGGGTAAATGGGATGACAAGGACTTTCCGACGCGCAAAAATAAATGCAGGGCTTTTCTTGACTTGCTTTTAAATGTGACGGACGATGAAGGAAACAAGCTAAGTCATGAAGAAATTCGAGAAGAAGTTGACACCTTAATGTTTGAG GGCCACGACACAACCGCAGCTGCAGTAAACTGGTCCTTATATCTACTGGGTTCTTATCCAGAAGTCCAGAAAAAAGTGGACAATGAACTGGAGGAAATATTTG GGAAGTCTGATCGTCCTGCTACCTTGGAAGACCTGAAGAAACTTAAATACCTGGAATGTGTTATTAAGGAGAGCCTTCGCCTTTTCCCTCCTGTTCCCTTCTTTGCCCGTAATCTGAATGAAGACTGTGACGTTG GGGGTTACAAAATTGTGAAAGGCTCTCAAGTAATCATCGTGCCCTACGCACTGCACAGAGATCCAAGATACTTCCCTGATCCTGAGGAATTCGTGCCAGAACGGTTCTTGCCCGAGAACTCGAAAGGACGCCATTCATACGCATACGTGCCCTTCTCTGCTGGACCCCGCAACTGTATAG GTCAAAAGTTTGCCATCATGGAAGAAAAGACCATTCTTTCTTGCATTCTGAGGCATTTTTGGGTAGAATCCAACCAAAAGAGAGAAGAACTTGGTCTGGCAGGAGAGCTGATTCTTCGTCCAAGTAATGGAATCTGGGTCAAGTTGAAGAGGAGGAACACAGATGAATCCTAA